A single genomic interval of Musa acuminata AAA Group cultivar baxijiao chromosome BXJ3-4, Cavendish_Baxijiao_AAA, whole genome shotgun sequence harbors:
- the LOC103981002 gene encoding non-structural maintenance of chromosomes element 4 homolog A: MVRATKQRLPEGRGGGGGENGQGNDAGAASSNRQGTAHRRVLRSRYLAVKNMISDKREDITKVDSDKFNSIITEVESLHELVQKPREQVADAEALLDIACTLVTSVKSQTNEGVTPSDFVTTLLRNFGEQNGGSDLGSTSNNLHWSDVGHAVSHVFRSAPGYHTMIGPMNTELKQRKVVAQRKRTRPTESTHPEELADAGTEVKTDTDKNMSTMFDILRRKRSVKLENLVLDRESFAQTVENIFALSFLVKDGRAEIIVNDSRHHIVSPRNAPAATAVASGDVSYSHFVFRFDFKDWKLMIDNVDVGEELMPHRIRANTSGSEVGGVESAAPATPIRKLTRNRGLVIQEESIVEDSPETDTGVQNVKKKRLFG; this comes from the exons ATGGTGAGGGCAACGAAGCAGCGACTTCCGGAAGGTaggggcggaggaggaggggagaACGGGCAGGGCAACGATGCCGGAGCCGCGTCGTCAAATCGTCAAGGGACAGCGCATCGTCGGGTTCTTCGATCCCGGTATCTGGCCGTGAAGAACATGATCAGCG ATAAGAGGGAAGATATTACGAAAGTTGATTCCGACAAATTCAACTCAATTATCACGGAGGTTGAGAGCTTGCACGAACTTG TTCAGAAGCCCAGGGAGCAAGTAGCAGATGCAGAGGCTCTTTTAGACATTGCCTGCACCCTGGTAACATCAGTTAAATCTCAAACAAATGAAGGTGTGACCCCTTCAGATTTTGTTACCACCCTCCTGAGGAACTTCGGTGAACAAAATGGTGGATCAGACTTGGGGAGTACTTCGAACAATCTCCATTGGTCAGATGTTGGTCATGCTGTCTCCCATGTTTTCAGAAGTGCACCTGGATACCATACAAT GATCGGTCCCATGAATACTGAATTGAAGCAGCGGAAGGTTGTTGCTCAGAGAAAACGAACAAGACCAACTGAAAGCACTCATCCTGAAGAG CTTGCTGATGCTGGAACTGAAGTGAAAACTGACACAGACAAGAATATGTCAACCATGTTTGATATCTTACGAAGAAAGAGAAGTGTGAAGTTGGAAAATCTGGTTCTGGATAGAGAATCTTTTGCACAGACAGTAGAGAATATATTCGCCCTATCATTTCTGGTAAAAGATGGAAGAGCAGAAATCATAGTGAATGATAGCAGGCACCATATTGTCT CTCCAAGAAATGCTCCTGCGGCCACCGCTGTGGCTTCGGGTGATGTCTCATACAGTCATTTTGTTTTCAGATTCGACTTCAAGGACTGGAAG TTGATGATAGATAATGTAGATGTTGGAGAAGAGTTGATGCCACACAGGATACGTGCAAATACTTCTGGCTCGGAGGTTGGTGGTGTTGAGTCAGCTGCGCCTGCAACACCTATCCGAAAGCTGACTAGAAATCGGGGATTGGTGATACAGGAAGAATCTATTGTTGAGGACTCTCCAGAAACTGATACTGGTGTCCAAAATGTCAAGAAAAAACGCCTCTTTGGTTAG
- the LOC135634565 gene encoding protein LYK5-like, producing the protein MAMTTRSDPQLAFFLALVLSCLVSCNSQQQYENNRQLDCTTNDSSTLGYTCNGVRSCSSYLTFRSQIAYQSPVPIAYLLGADAGNISRINGVATEFANVPNDQLVLVPVPCSCSGGYYQHNVSYTLTSRDTYFIVANDTYQGLSTCQALIAQNPYGSLNLTAGLRVDVPLRCACPTAEQTSSGIKYLLTYLITWGDDVPTIADRFHADYQAVLHANNLSPSSTIYPFTTLLVPLETEPTKDEVASSPSAPPPPQPADTPPNDGSGSSSSGHKWVFVGVGIGVGLLALCCAGGLIWLLCYRQRRRRRIPVPDVPVPFKTAESSANYSELSDKRSGPPTSVSAQSVRSAIESLTVYEFRALEAATAAFGEDHRIMGSVYRGVINGDAAAIKRLKGDASNEINILKQINHSNVIRLSGFCLHDGNTYLVYEFAEKGSLGDWLHHHNKNDSSSCLGWKERVQIAHDVAHGLNYLHDYASPPYVHQNLKSSNILLDGELRAKLANFGLARPMEDGERPHLTRHVVGTQGYMAPEYLEHGLVTPKLDVFAFGVVLLELLSGKEATFTEEGEKQDMLLWACVGSVISGEDARGRLMAFLDPCLGRQYPLELAHAMAELAMLCVARDPGSRPSMTEVLVSLSAIHDSTLDWDSSDLADSSSMIHGR; encoded by the coding sequence ATGGCCATGACGACGAGGTCCGATCCCCAATTAGCTTTCTTCCTCGCCCTCGTCCTCTCGTGTCTCGTCTCCTGCAACTCCCAGCAACAGTACGAGAACAACAGGCAGCTCGACTGCACCACCAACGACTCCTCCACTCTGGGCTACACCTGCAACGGCGTCCGCTCCTGCTCCTCCTACCTCACTTTCCGATCCCAGATCGCCTACCAGTCGCCGGTACCGATCGCATACCTATTAGGCGCCGACGCCGGCAACATCTCCCGCATCAACGGCGTCGCTACCGAGTTCGCCAACGTCCCCAACGACCAACTCGTCCTCGTGCCGGTCCCCTGCTCCTGCTCCGGCGGCTACTACCAGCACAACGTCTCCTACACCTTGACCTCCAGGGACACCTACTTCATAGTGGCCAACGATACCTACCAGGGCCTCTCCACCTGCCAGGCCCTCATAGCGCAGAACCCTTACGGCAGCCTCAACCTCACCGCCGGCCTCCGGGTGGATGTTCCCCTCCGCTGCGCCTGCCCCACCGCCGAACAAACCAGCAGCGGCATCAAGTACTTGCTCACATACCTCATCACCTGGGGCGATGACGTCCCCACCATCGCTGACCGCTTCCACGCCGACTACCAGGCGGTGCTGCACGCGAACAATCTCTCCCCCTCCTCCACCATCTATCCTTTCACGACTCTCTTGGTGCCCCTCGAAACCGAGCCCACCAAAGACGAAGTCGCAAGCTCACCCTCGGCGCCTCCTCCGCCCCAGCCAGCCGACACGCCGCCCAACGACGGGAGCGGGAGCAGTTCCTCTGGCCACAAATGGGTCTTCGTTGGGGTCGGAATCGGAGTTGGCCTTCTGGCTTTGTGCTGCGCCGGAGGCCTGATCTGGCTCCTGTGCTacaggcagcggcggcggcgccgcATCCCTGTTCCTGATGTCCCCGTTCCGTTCAAGACTGCAGAGTCTTCGGCGAATTACTCCGAGCTGTCCGACAAGAGGTCGGGGCCTCCCACTTCAGTCTCCGCCCAAAGTGTTCGGAGTGCTATCGAGTCGCTGACGGTCTACGAATTCCGAGCGCTCGAGGCCGCCACAGCGGCCTTCGGCGAAGACCACAGGATCATGGGATCCGTTTACAGAGGAGTCATCAACGGGGACGCCGCCGCCATCAAGAGACTCAAAGGCGACGCCTCGAATGAGATCAACATCCTGAAGCAGATCAACCACTCCAACGTGATCCGCCTGTCGGGCTTCTGCCTTCACGACGGCAACACCTACCTTGTCTACGAGTTCGCCGAAAAAGGCTCCCTGGGAGACTGGCTTCATCACCACAACAAGAACGATAGCTCGAGCTGCCTTggctggaaggagagggttcagaTCGCTCACGACGTTGCTCATGGGCTCAACTACCTGCACGACTACGCCAGCCCACCGTACGTCCACCAGAACTTGAAGAGCAGCAACATCCTGCTCGACGGGGAGCTCAGAGCCAAGCTCGCCAACTTCGGCCTTGCGAGACCGATGGAGGACGGGGAAAGGCCTCACCTGACGCGACACGTCGTGGGTACGCAGGGGTACATGGCGCCGGAGTATCTGGAGCACGGCCTCGTCACTCCTAAGCTGGATGTGTTCGCTTTCGGGGTGGTGCTGCTGGAGCTGCTGTCGGGGAAGGAAGCTACGTTCACGGAGGAGGGTGAGAAGCAAGACATGCTGCTGTGGGCGTGCGTGGGATCGGTGATAAGCGGAGAGGATGCGCGTGGCAGGCTGATGGCTTTCCTCGACCCGTGCCTGGGACGCCAGTATCCTCTCGAGTTGGCTCATGCCATGGCGGAACTGGCGATGCTGTGTGTGGCACGCGATCCGGGGTCGCGCCCAAGCATGACAGAGGTGCTTGTGTCCCTCTCGGCGATTCACGATTCCACCTTGGATTGGGATTCGTCGGACCTTGCAGATTCCAGTTCCATGATCCATGGAAGATAG
- the LOC135634566 gene encoding pentatricopeptide repeat-containing protein At2g02980, chloroplastic-like translates to MTRSNHMLLKRFSLGSPTRLPVALFQPPRTSPTSDSTAVGFHEREQSHISFLESCSTLRDLSQVHARIVRTGFEQHVFVVGRLISFCSGSEQRGCMDYASAVFRQLNWPDGFLWNTMIRGFGRANRPAEAFLFYRRMIEEGKNADNFTFSFLLNICGQLSAVELGKQVHCCVLKVGVDSHVFVCNSLIHTYALFDDMVAARQVFEESSERDLVSWNSLIAGYVHCGLHLEALKMFLRMLRTSFLGPDKATLVVILSACSRLGALDFGRWVHSIVGSSTHGCRLRVTNSLIDMYAKCGAIDRAVELFDDMTERDTVSWNSLILGLAMHGRAAEAISLFERMRRCELEEPNDITFLGVLCACSHGGLVEEGRRYFDKMTRDYNISPSIRHYGCLVDVLGRSGQVREAFHVIRNMPMECNAVVWRTLLGACRVHGDLELGQRVQELLEELEPYHSSDYLLLSHMYAKAGHWNDVFQVREAMRERRVQKPEPGNSSVDVLPNEIYLGQQVIYH, encoded by the coding sequence ATGACTCGGAGTAACCACATGCTGCTCAAGCGGTTCTCCTTGGGTTCTCCGACGCGACTGCCGGTCGCTCTCTTCCAGCCTCCACGTACCTCGCCGACCTCCGACTCCACCGCGGTTGGTTTCCACGAGCGGGAGCAGAGCCACATCTCCTTCCTGGAGTCATGCTCCACCCTGCGGGACCTGAGTCAGGTCCATGCTCGGATCGTCCGGACCGGCTTCGAGCAGCATGTCTTCGTCGTGGGCAGGCTCATCTCCTTCTGCTCCGGCTCGGAACAGAGGGGATGCATGGACTACGCGTCCGCCGTCTTCCGGCAGCTCAACTGGCCGGATGGGTTCCTCTGGAACACCATGATCAGAGGGTTCGGGAGGGCCAACAGACCCGCGGAGGCGTTCCTTTTCTACCGAAGGATGATAGAGGAGGGGAAGAACGCCGATAACTTCACGTTCTCTTTCCTACTCAATATCTGCGGCCAGTTGTCGGCGGTCGAGTTGGGCAAGCAGGTCCACTGCTGCGTGCTCAAGGTCGGCGTGGATTCTCATGTCTTCGTCTGCAACAGTCTCATCCACACGTACGCTCTCTTCGACGACATGGTCGCCGCGCGGCAGGTGTTCGAAGAATCGTCCGAGAGAGATCTGGTGTCATGGAACAGTCTCATCGCCGGGTACGTGCACTGCGGCCTGCACCTCGAGGCGCTGAAGATGTTCCTGAGAATGCTGAGGACCAGCTTCCTCGGGCCGGACAAGGCCACGTTGGTGGTAATCCTGTCCGCATGTTCGAGGCTGGGAGCGTTGGACTTCGGCAGATGGGTGCATTCCATCGTCGGCAGTTCCACCCATGGTTGCCGTCTCAGAGTCACCAACTCTCTAATCGATATGTATGCAAAGTGCGGAGCGATCGACAGAGCCGTCGAGCTATTCGACGATATGACGGAGAGAGACACGGTCTCGTGGAACTCCTTGATTCTGGGACTAGCCATGCACGGGCGGGCGGCCGAAGCGATATCACTCTTCGAAAGGATGCGTCGGTGCGAACTCGAAGAGCCAAACGACATTACATTCCTGGGAGTCCTCTGCGCCTGCAGCCATGGAGGTTTAGTAGAAGAAGGTCGGCGGTACTTCGACAAAATGACGAGGGACTACAACATCTCTCCCAGCATAAGGCACTACGGATGCCTGGTGGACGTTCTTGGGCGATCAGGACAGGTGAGGGAAGCTTTCCATGTGATCAGGAACATGCCGATGGAGTGCAATGCTGTGGTTTGGAGGACGCTGCTGGGCGCATGCCGAGTCCACGGGGACCTCGAATTGGGTCAGCGTGTGCAGGAGCTCCTCGAGGAGCTGGAACCCTATCATAGCAGCGATTACCTGCTCCTGTCTCACATGTACGCCAAGGCCGGCCATTGGAATGATGTCTTTCAGGTCAGAGAAGCCATGAGAGAGAGACGAGTTCAGAAGCCAGAACCCGGCAACAGCTCCGTCGACGTTCTTCCTAATGAAATATATCTCGGTCAACAAGTTATATATCATTGA